A single region of the Malus sylvestris chromosome 8, drMalSylv7.2, whole genome shotgun sequence genome encodes:
- the LOC126632954 gene encoding uncharacterized protein LOC126632954 isoform X1, whose protein sequence is MDSIQSQAKSHPEAMAKQELEKEEKNNGTRERPNKKEVIITVYVESPASSDSHQKPGAVKKINPKPSSEKPHQTAKTRIYDRRAQLLAYSQELRTTGDAQKVQWTNNGSKPKPRQVGNKRLITPIRHRRTKSRGRYQRLVPEVDVYCNPKSIIGRNKKAIGSETSSNFLRKLRCVLRGISGLLCNKGSKVAERNYHAI, encoded by the exons ATGGATTCAATTCAATCACAAGCAAAATCACATCCAGAAGCCATGGCAAAACAAGAGTTGGAGAAAGAGGAGAAGAACAATGGCACAAGAGAGAGACCTAACAAGAAGGAAGTGATCATCACTGTCTATGTGGAATCTCCGGCATCGTCTGATTCTCATCAGAAACCTGGTGCTGTCAAGAAGATTAACCCCAAGCCGAGCTCCGAAAAGCCTCATCAGACTGCGAAAACACGAATCTATGATCGCCGGGCTCAACTCCTTGCTTATTCTCAAGAGCTAAGAACAACTGGTGATGCTCAGAAAGTGCAGTGGACTAACAACGGTTCAAAGCCTAAGCCTAGG CAGGTGGGAAACAAAAGGCTCATAACTCCAATAAGACACAGAAGAACAAAGAGCAGAGGGAGATATCAACGCTTAGTACCAGAAGTGGACGTATATTGCAATCCCAAATCCATCATAGGCAGGAACAAAAAGGCCATCGGATCAGAAACAAGTTCTAACTTTCTG AGGAAGCTAAGGTGTGTGCTGAGAGGAATTTCTGGTTTGCTCTGCAACAAAGGGTCCAAAGTTGCAGAGAGAAATTATCATGCTATTTGA
- the LOC126632954 gene encoding uncharacterized protein LOC126632954 isoform X2, translating into MAKQELEKEEKNNGTRERPNKKEVIITVYVESPASSDSHQKPGAVKKINPKPSSEKPHQTAKTRIYDRRAQLLAYSQELRTTGDAQKVQWTNNGSKPKPRVGNKRLITPIRHRRTKSRGRYQRLVPEVDVYCNPKSIIGRNKKAIGSETSSNFLRKLRCVLRGISGLLCNKGSKVAERNYHAI; encoded by the exons ATGGCAAAACAAGAGTTGGAGAAAGAGGAGAAGAACAATGGCACAAGAGAGAGACCTAACAAGAAGGAAGTGATCATCACTGTCTATGTGGAATCTCCGGCATCGTCTGATTCTCATCAGAAACCTGGTGCTGTCAAGAAGATTAACCCCAAGCCGAGCTCCGAAAAGCCTCATCAGACTGCGAAAACACGAATCTATGATCGCCGGGCTCAACTCCTTGCTTATTCTCAAGAGCTAAGAACAACTGGTGATGCTCAGAAAGTGCAGTGGACTAACAACGGTTCAAAGCCTAAGCCTAGG GTGGGAAACAAAAGGCTCATAACTCCAATAAGACACAGAAGAACAAAGAGCAGAGGGAGATATCAACGCTTAGTACCAGAAGTGGACGTATATTGCAATCCCAAATCCATCATAGGCAGGAACAAAAAGGCCATCGGATCAGAAACAAGTTCTAACTTTCTG AGGAAGCTAAGGTGTGTGCTGAGAGGAATTTCTGGTTTGCTCTGCAACAAAGGGTCCAAAGTTGCAGAGAGAAATTATCATGCTATTTGA
- the LOC126633394 gene encoding uncharacterized protein LOC126633394: protein MAKVNKLQCKHDSRAVKKIQHPLKVLKDVHSKKKPHKAVEKKDWEDVTCSVCMEFPHNAVLLLCSSYNKGCRPYMCATGHRFSNCLEQYKKAYTKVCSIENSRPWNGPMDNLGFSSTEGEPEEKTDVPELLCPLCRGQVKGWTVVEPARQYFDAKKRTCLQENCSFAGTYKQLRKHVKAKHPLARPREVDPLLQEKWRKLESERERSDVISTIVSSTPGAVIMGDYVLEPNPDGIYSDSDSELDDDSDSDDFGFGSFDIGGLFSRRTIRRNNDFSRAPPSNSAFAPRRGSVRGRGVVRRLGGLRGGGVQRRIREPGRFL, encoded by the coding sequence ATGGCGAAAGTTAACAAGTTGCAATGTAAACATGACTCCCGAGCTGTAAAGAAGATCCAGCATCCATTAAAGGTTCTTAAAGATGTACATTCAAAAAAGAAACCTCACAAAGCAGTGGAGAAGAAAGATTGGGAAGATGTGACTTGTTCAGTCTGCATGGAGTTCCCTCACAATGCTGTTCTCCTCCTTTGTTCCTCTTATAATAAGGGATGTCGCCCATATATGTGTGCCACTGGCCATCGCTTTTCAAACTGTCTTGAACAATACAAGAAAGCGTACACAAAAGTGTGTTCAATTGAAAATTCTCGACCATGGAATGGACCAATGGATAATTTAGGTTTCAGTTCAACTGAAGGGGAGCCCGAGGAGAAGACAGATGTACCAGAGCTTTTATGCCCGCTATGTCGGGGGCAAGTGAAGGGTTGGACAGTGGTGGAACCAGCACGACAATATTTTGATGCCAAGAAGAGAACATGCTTGCAGGAAAATTGCTCATTTGCTGGAACTTATAAACAGCTCAGAAAACATGTTAAGGCAAAGCACCCATTGGCACGACCCCGAGAAGTGGATCCCTTACTTCAAGAAAAATGGAGGAAGCTTGAGTCTGAGAGAGAGCGAAGTGATGTTATCAGCACAATAGTGTCATCTACTCCGGGGGCAGTGATCATGGGGGATTATGTGCTGGAGCCAAACCCTGATGGCATTTACAGTGATTCTGATTCGGAGCTAGATGATGACAGCGACTCAGATGATTTTGGATTTGGTTCATTTGATATTGGTGGTCTCTTCTCACGACGCACGATTCGAAGGAACAATGATTTTTCGCGTGCTCCGCCTTCTAATTCTGCCTTTGCACCTCGACGTGGTTCTGTTCGAGGCAGGGGAGTGGTACGAAGGCTTGGCGGGCTTAGAGGTGGGGGTGTGCAGCGTAGAATTAGAGAACCTGGACGATTCTTATGA